The Oscillatoria sp. FACHB-1406 genome segment GGAAAAGTAATCTAAATAACGAGGAATTTTGGCAAAGTTGAGATGTTTAAGAATTTGGGCTTCGCGCTCGAATAGTTTAACATCTTGCCATTGGGTTTGCGGGCTAAAGGGAAGGAGTTTAACAATTACGTCTTGATGGGATTGAGTATCTTCTGCACGCCAGGTTTGCCGCGTGGGATTCTGACTCAGTTGTTCTTTTAGTTGATAGCGTTCTTGTAAAATTTGTTGGGATTTTAGCATGATTGATTTTTTGGATTAAGGGGTTGTATAGCGCTACTTTGAACGTGAAGCTAGGTCTTTGAACGCTGAAAGTCTTTGCGGATGGATGTTGTTCGCCTTACTTAATGTTTTAATCAAGTTGTGTAGCTCTATAAGAATAGGAGAACATGGCATGAATCGGTGCATTACGCTTCGCTAACACACCCTACGGTTCCTTGTTTAAGCTAAGTTTGTACATTGCATGGTTTTCTCTGTCTGCGATTAGAGAAATGGTGCGTTACGCTTCGCTAACACACCCTACTTACTCATTTAGAACTCTGGTGGTGCTGCGCTCTCTTTTTATTTTAGCAATCCAATCTTCGATCTCTCGAACAATCCATTCGCGCTCGTGTTCGCTTAAATGTTTGCCCAAAATATACTTGTCTGAGGCAACTTCAATAACAATTCCATCCCAAGATGTTGCTTCAATGGCTTCAATCTCAGAAAGCGAGTGATTTCGAGACTGTCCGATGCTTTTCCCAAAAAAACGTATGGGAGGTTCGAGAAAGAAGCGATCGTAATATTGCGTATGATAGTAGGATCGGGTTTGATAATCGTAAACGGGACGAAGATATTCATAGTAAAAAACAAGGGATGAAAAACCAATTTTGCGCTCTATCCATTGATTGAGTTCTGTGAATATATTTTGAATTTCAGATTTATTCTGTTTCCAAGACCACCGCATTAAATAGATTAGTATGGGTGGAATAATCCAGGCGACAATCATTAATTCTCCTAGAAATATCCTAGATATTACCGATAAAATTATGACTATTCCAATCATAAAAGGAAGCAAAAAAAAGATTCTCGATCCAATCGCTAGCATCAACTTGCCGAGGAGGGTTACAACTAACTGAAGACGATTGTTTAGCGATCGCGGCCGGGGTGGTATCTTAATCGCTAAGCGTCTGGAGGATTTATCGAGCTTAACTTTGCTGCCCTCTGGCTTGGCAATTTTTGGCAGTGTCGAACCCGTTTCCAAGGCAGCTAAAGCTTGTTCGGCGGAACTAAAACGCCGTTCTAAATCGGGTTCGATTAATGTTTCCAACCAGCGCGCCCAACTCAGACGAAGCGTAACTAAATGTCGGAAGTCGAGACGCAGGTTTTTCTGCGGTAATTCTGCGGGCGGAATTCCCGTTAGCAGGTGAACTAAGGTTGCGCCCAACGCATACAAATCGGAGGCGGGAACGGTTTTTCCCCAGAACTGCTCTAAGGGTGCATATCCTGCGGTTCCGACGACGGTAAAGGTTGCGCCTTCTACAGTTGTCGCATCGCAAACGGCTCCAAAATCGATGAGGTGAACGTCTGGGGAGGGGGAGACGGGGTGAGGGGGTACTTCGGCTCCGCTCAGTAACAGGGGGGACTGGGGGAGGTTTAAGATTAAGTTGCTGGGTTTGATGTCGCGGTGGAGAATGGGGGGATTGAAACCGTGTAAGTCGCGCAGAATTTCGAGGACTTGAACGGCGAGCGATCGCACTTGTTCTTCGGTAAAACGATACCCTTCATCGAGCAATTCTTGCAAGGATTTACCGGGAATATAATCTTGCACTAGCGCGAACCAACACAATCCTTCGCCTGCTTCAGCATCTAGGGAAAAATAGTCGCGGTGGTGGGGAATGCGGGGAAGATCGAGGGATTTCAGCACTTGCGCCTCGCGTTCAAACAGTTTGAACTCTTCCCACTGCATCTGCGGACTGAAGGCGAGGAATTTGACGATGACAGCGGTGGGCGGTGCGGTGGCGAGATCTTGCGCTAGCCAAGTTTGACGACTGGCGTTGTTACCGAGTTGTTCTTGAAGGCGGTAACGTTCCTGAAGCAGTTGCTCGGCGTGTAGCATGGGTTCGCTCCTCGATGGGGTAGGATGCAGAAATCGGGCTAATGGAAGCTAGACGCGATCGCGTCCCTAGACCTTCTCTTCAACAGTTATAGCCCAAATTCCGCAACTCTCTTGTACCTCAAGCCGTTGGTTAGACTACACTGTAAATACAAATTTTTCAACAAGAGCTATTGCAGGAAATCAATCGGGGGTTTGAGGATTCGCGAGAGCGGGGTTTCCGCTGAACGTAGCTGTTAGCGCGAACTTGCAATTCACGTCTGATGTGCATTATCCAAAAGTCTTGATTTCCCTCACCCCCAGCCCCTCTCCCAATCGGTGGGAGAGGGGAGAAAGAACAGTAATATCTATCTTTCTGGTTTCTAATTCACATTAGACGTAATTCTCAAAATTGGACTCAATCTATATTGTTATCGTGTTTGATGTTTCCTAAAATATCCTTCAGAAATTCGACAAGCCCGATCGATCTATGTGGAGTAGTTTATTTGACAAGACTGTACGCAATATCTCTATTACTTTAATCCTCAGTAGTTTTTCTACATCAGCTTGGGCATTGCCTGCGTACACAGATACATCTCAGTCAAAAATCACTGAGATTGCTCAATCTTCTTTTGAAGATATTTCCGATCGCAGCGATCGCGCTTGGAAATTGCTCGGTACTTCTCAATTTCAGGAAGCAATAAATGAATTTAGCCGCGTTATTGAGTTAGATGCAAACTTCCCTCAAGCTTACCTTGGCAGAGGTAAAGCTTATCGGGAAGCAGGAGACTATCAAGCTTCAATTCAAGACCTCTCCACTCAAATTCAAGTCGATCCGTTTGGTGCTGCTTATTATGAAAGGGGCTTAACTTATCAGGCGTTAGGAGAACCGAGAAGAGCGCTTGAAGATTTTAACCAAGCGATCGCGTCGTCTACCCCCGATTATGAATTTGTCGCTGATGCCTATCGTCGTCGAGGGCTAATTCGTCAAGATCTCGGAGACATAAATGGCGCGACTGAAGATTTTCGAGAATCCCAAGAAATTTACCGCAAACTGGGGATAACTCCTCCTGTTGCTGAAGTATTACCTCAGAATCTATGGCAACAATCCTATACCCCTTCTCGTCTTCAATGGCTTTTCATCAATTTGAGTGGAAAAGGAGAAAGAACTCCATGCGGTGTTTATGATTTAGAGGGTAGAGCGCGTGCATGGTACGAGTGGCAAAGTCCTAACCCTAAAGACGATCGGCTAGGTTTAGACGTTTTCACGCTCCCAAGCGATACAAATTCCATTCCCGACCGTAATTTTTGTATGATGACAGCCCTCGGAAATCTGAAGGTAGAAGCTTTTAGGATGGAAAGCAATCCGCCTCCAGTTAAGCTTCGCCATTTTCAATTTAATCCAGAGGGTCAAGCTCTTATCGGAACCTATGAATGTTTAGTGCCACCAACAACGACAGCAGAAGACTCGAATACCGATCGATTTGAAAATATCTGCCGTTGAAGGATAAAGTACCTCTGCGTCTGCGGTGGAGCCGAGCCGTTCTCTGAATTGGGAAGCTCGAGCTTCACAAAATTCGTTAAAGTAGTAAGGATCGAGGTTAGCGTTCCTACAAAGCATAATGGCATCCATTTCCTCCCTTGCAGTCCGAGAACTCCCTCTATTTCCGCTCCCGGACGTTGTATTGTTTCCGAGTCGTCCTTTGCCACTGCACATCTTTGAGTTTCGCTACCGGATTATGATGAACACGATCCTAGAAAGCGATCGCCGCTTCGGGGTTTTGATGTTC includes the following:
- a CDS encoding serine/threonine-protein kinase; protein product: MLHAEQLLQERYRLQEQLGNNASRQTWLAQDLATAPPTAVIVKFLAFSPQMQWEEFKLFEREAQVLKSLDLPRIPHHRDYFSLDAEAGEGLCWFALVQDYIPGKSLQELLDEGYRFTEEQVRSLAVQVLEILRDLHGFNPPILHRDIKPSNLILNLPQSPLLLSGAEVPPHPVSPSPDVHLIDFGAVCDATTVEGATFTVVGTAGYAPLEQFWGKTVPASDLYALGATLVHLLTGIPPAELPQKNLRLDFRHLVTLRLSWARWLETLIEPDLERRFSSAEQALAALETGSTLPKIAKPEGSKVKLDKSSRRLAIKIPPRPRSLNNRLQLVVTLLGKLMLAIGSRIFFLLPFMIGIVIILSVISRIFLGELMIVAWIIPPILIYLMRWSWKQNKSEIQNIFTELNQWIERKIGFSSLVFYYEYLRPVYDYQTRSYYHTQYYDRFFLEPPIRFFGKSIGQSRNHSLSEIEAIEATSWDGIVIEVASDKYILGKHLSEHEREWIVREIEDWIAKIKRERSTTRVLNE
- a CDS encoding tetratricopeptide repeat protein, encoding MPAYTDTSQSKITEIAQSSFEDISDRSDRAWKLLGTSQFQEAINEFSRVIELDANFPQAYLGRGKAYREAGDYQASIQDLSTQIQVDPFGAAYYERGLTYQALGEPRRALEDFNQAIASSTPDYEFVADAYRRRGLIRQDLGDINGATEDFRESQEIYRKLGITPPVAEVLPQNLWQQSYTPSRLQWLFINLSGKGERTPCGVYDLEGRARAWYEWQSPNPKDDRLGLDVFTLPSDTNSIPDRNFCMMTALGNLKVEAFRMESNPPPVKLRHFQFNPEGQALIGTYECLVPPTTTAEDSNTDRFENICR